Genomic window (Candidatus Nitrosocosmicus franklandus):
ATTCTGGAGGCTCTATGGCAATATAGTCGGGTTCTAATTTACTAATATCTGTTAACTCGTTAAAATTCTTTGTACAAACTACAGAAACAAGCTCTAAAGATCTCATCTTTTTTAATATTTCTTTTATACAATTAATGTCAATTGGATGTTCACTATGATTGATTAACGAACCGACGACTCCTGATTCCTTTATCATTTCTGGTATTGTAAAACCAGTACTAGGTCCCACTGGACTGAAATCTACATGCTGTGAAACGATTTCTAGACTGGTATTTCTAGCTACCCAGGCTATAAGTGGTTGTGGGGGTGATATTACAATTCTGGTTCCTAGCTTCTGACTGACCCTCTCTGCTTCTTTTGTAAATGCAAGAGCTTTATCGCCAGAAATTTCTAGATAGTTTTTTAAATTGATTATAAATGGTCCCTTAGTCACTGACATCTAGTTTGTTTCCAGTCATTTGAACTTATCATTGAGTTTAGACATTCGAGTCTCATATCCTTTGTTGTATTCCAGCTCATCAGGAACTAATGTTGCGGGATGAATAAAACCTTGAACCCTAAGTACCATTGCACGTTCAGAAGCTAATCTTCTCTGATAGTCCCAGTCAGCAGTTCCAAAACCATCATGGGGTCCAGTTAATTTCCCATTATGCATACTAAAAAGCAAACACGATACTATGGGAATCGAATAATTAAGGCTAGCAGGTGAATTCAAGGCTACAGGCATAAACGGCATATGGTGACTTCCTCTTGTATTTCCTGCTACTATATGGGGGTCATTAAAAGCACTGCCTGCCTCTTCGGTTGCGGGAAAATTCTTCTGAGTTCTTACTATAGCTATTGGATCATCTTTTCCCACATATGTTCCAGCAATATTGTGAAGTCTGTCCGTAGAACACGATACTATTTGTTCGCCTTGATGCGATAAGATAGAATGCACCACATATCTTCCAGGATACATCAAAGCCGCTTCCAATTCTGGTTTTTCATTCCAGAGTTTTAGGTCAGCAATTTTTCCTGTCATCACATCCATAATCCTAAAAATTACGCCGTGTGCCAATTCTTCGTTAATGATCAAACCTGTGTTGCTTCCGGTATCCACAAACATTCTCCAGAACGGAAAATTGTAAGCACCAGGTTCAGTTTTGTCTGCTGCAAAAACACAAAATACTTCACTCGGCCTTTCATCCATCTCTATTTCTGCAACACCTGGTCCCATGCCCTTCACGTTGCCCGAAAATGAGTCTTTTAGAAGATCTTGGCCTGCGCCGTATAATCCCTGTTCTTTTGCAACTGTGGTTCCCTCTGTAAAGGCATCCCATGCTAACTTGTGAATTTGTTCATTTTCTACTCCCAATGTATGAGTCATTATGATATGAATATCGTCTCCAGTGTATCCAACATAATTATCGATGAGTATACCCTTTCCATTCTTATTTACAAAATCCCTTACTGTCTGTACCAACTCATCACTTGGTCTAGTATGCCCACCTATACCTCCAATATCTGCTTTTATTGCCGAAACAGTGATCTTCATACACCTCTTTGGCTTATAAGAGGCTTAAAAATTTTTGTTTCAAAATCTAATATGACACATAAATGTAAAAGGACTAGCATAATTTCTGTTCAATGAATTTGTTTTACAAATATTTGCATATTTGTTGTTACCTTTTCAAAAATATATCCATATCCTATAATAAATATCAATATTTGTTGCCATACAAAGTAACCAATAAATAACCTGGATTCTTCTTTACTAGTATGCGTGACGCAAATCTAATCAAAATAATGATAGAAGAAAGAGCATTGGTAAAATTGATTAAGACAATCGGGGAAAAGGAATATTCTACAAGAGATCTTTTGAAGAAATTGGGTGCCTATGGGTACGGTCATAAATTACTCATAAAAGCCGAGGACAAGGGATTGGTAGAAAGAAGTAACGTAAAGAACAAGACCTATAACAAATTGACAAAGGAAGGAAAAAAGATCATAAGACTAGCTAAAGAAATTGGGGTATAATCTACCCATCAAGTGATATTTTTTTAATAAAGAATCAATTTTTAAGAAATGTATTAATTCATAAGAATTAAATTATTAATTATCACTATCGTCGCCTGTTAATGAGTAAAGTTGTTCTTGCTTTTTCAGGAGGCCTAGACACTTCCGTATGCGTAAAATATTTGCAGACATTACATCATCTTGACGTAATAACTCTTACTGTTGATGTGGGACAAGATGATGATTTTGAGGAAATTGCCAAGGTTTCTTCTGAGTTAGGTGCTATAGATCATGTTTACATTAATGCGAAACATGAATTTTTGAATGATTATGTGGTCCCATCTATAAAGGCTAATGCATTGTACCAACAAAAATATCCACTTGCAACGGCTATTGCTCGACCATTAATTGCAAGAAAAGTCGTCGAAGTAGCAAAAAAGCATGACGCAATTGCAATTTCTCATGGCTGTACAGGTAAAGGGAACGATCAAGTGAGATTCGATATTGCAATTCGTTCCCTTGATCCTAATTTGAACATAATTGCTCCAATTAGAGATATGAATTTGACAAGGGATAAGGAATTACAGTACGCTGAAAAAAACAATATTAGAATTTCAGACGTCGCAAAAAAGTATAGCATAGACGAAAATCTTTGGGGCCGAGCCATTGAAGGCGGTAGTTTAGAAAATATAGAAAACGAGCCCCATGACGATGCTTTTAAGTTTGTACAACAGAGCAATAATGAGGCAGGTTACATAACCATAGGCTTTGAGAGAGGTAGACCCGTATCCATTGATGGAGAAAAATTGGAAATTGATTCTCTTATAAATAAGCTCAACAAAGTTGCAGGTTCACACGGAGTGGGAATAATCGACCATATAGAAGATAGAGTAATAGGCATCAAGTCGCGTGAGGTATATGAGGCACCGGCAGCATTGCTTTTAATTGAGGCTCATAAGGATTTAGAAAAGCTCGTTTTGACTAATCAAGAGCTTCGATTTAAATTTCATGTGGATGATCAATGGGCATGGTTAGCATATTCTGGTTTGTGGTTAGATCCACTTCTAACGGACTTAAACGCCTTTATTGACAAGACACAAGAGCGTGTTACTGGAGAAATAAAGATTAAAATGCATAGTGGTTCTTATCGTGTGGTGGGGAGAAAATCAACGTTTTCATTATATGACGATGATGCTATAACGTATATGTCAAGTTCAAAATTC
Coding sequences:
- a CDS encoding fructose-1,6-bisphosphatase; protein product: MKITVSAIKADIGGIGGHTRPSDELVQTVRDFVNKNGKGILIDNYVGYTGDDIHIIMTHTLGVENEQIHKLAWDAFTEGTTVAKEQGLYGAGQDLLKDSFSGNVKGMGPGVAEIEMDERPSEVFCVFAADKTEPGAYNFPFWRMFVDTGSNTGLIINEELAHGVIFRIMDVMTGKIADLKLWNEKPELEAALMYPGRYVVHSILSHQGEQIVSCSTDRLHNIAGTYVGKDDPIAIVRTQKNFPATEEAGSAFNDPHIVAGNTRGSHHMPFMPVALNSPASLNYSIPIVSCLLFSMHNGKLTGPHDGFGTADWDYQRRLASERAMVLRVQGFIHPATLVPDELEYNKGYETRMSKLNDKFK
- a CDS encoding triose-phosphate isomerase; protein product: MSVTKGPFIINLKNYLEISGDKALAFTKEAERVSQKLGTRIVISPPQPLIAWVARNTSLEIVSQHVDFSPVGPSTGFTIPEMIKESGVVGSLINHSEHPIDINCIKEILKKMRSLELVSVVCTKNFNELTDISKLEPDYIAIEPPELIGTKRSISTEKPSLIKESSDYLLSNGVRSKLICGAGINTPEDIRIALDLGSEGILVASSIVKSDNWYEKIYELAKQFKESK
- a CDS encoding argininosuccinate synthase translates to MSKVVLAFSGGLDTSVCVKYLQTLHHLDVITLTVDVGQDDDFEEIAKVSSELGAIDHVYINAKHEFLNDYVVPSIKANALYQQKYPLATAIARPLIARKVVEVAKKHDAIAISHGCTGKGNDQVRFDIAIRSLDPNLNIIAPIRDMNLTRDKELQYAEKNNIRISDVAKKYSIDENLWGRAIEGGSLENIENEPHDDAFKFVQQSNNEAGYITIGFERGRPVSIDGEKLEIDSLINKLNKVAGSHGVGIIDHIEDRVIGIKSREVYEAPAALLLIEAHKDLEKLVLTNQELRFKFHVDDQWAWLAYSGLWLDPLLTDLNAFIDKTQERVTGEIKIKMHSGSYRVVGRKSTFSLYDDDAITYMSSSKFDQRLATGFVTLWGLQSSAANKKIWEYKRQNGKI